A single region of the Thermococcus paralvinellae genome encodes:
- a CDS encoding carotenoid biosynthesis protein, with amino-acid sequence MKNDIKIALTLIVLANILKKSPVYLLLYLLAFIILSWRAWKSLPNLFFWAFIVGFSAEIVGTHLCLPFGCYEYVNLRPQIFGVGLFVPFAWGIFGAVAYLTASYFFKNRSQRLLFAALLMVIIDFSVDPIMTSWRAWVWKTTTEINWFSIPWTNYLGWFGVSLIFFYLYERFSNPQIENELLKLGPLIYFLEMLTFAVYAPASVRIPTAIAFVISIVVVLPVYFWRMRV; translated from the coding sequence ATGAAAAATGATATCAAAATCGCTCTGACACTTATCGTGCTGGCAAATATCCTGAAGAAGTCGCCAGTATACCTACTTTTATACCTTCTAGCTTTTATCATCCTTTCATGGAGAGCCTGGAAATCACTGCCAAATCTCTTCTTCTGGGCATTCATAGTTGGATTCTCAGCTGAGATTGTTGGCACACATTTATGTCTTCCCTTTGGATGTTATGAGTACGTAAACCTAAGGCCTCAAATTTTTGGTGTTGGGTTGTTTGTTCCTTTTGCGTGGGGAATTTTTGGAGCAGTGGCATATCTAACAGCAAGCTATTTCTTTAAGAACCGGAGTCAGAGACTTCTTTTCGCTGCTTTGCTGATGGTGATTATAGACTTTTCAGTGGACCCAATAATGACATCTTGGAGAGCTTGGGTCTGGAAGACAACAACAGAAATAAATTGGTTTAGTATTCCATGGACAAACTATTTGGGCTGGTTTGGGGTATCATTAATATTCTTCTATCTGTATGAGCGTTTTTCGAACCCCCAAATTGAAAACGAGCTTCTAAAACTCGGCCCCTTAATTTACTTTCTGGAGATGTTAACCTTTGCAGTTTATGCTCCAGCAAGCGTGAGAATACCTACAGCAATTGCATTTGTAATTTCGATTGTCGTAGTTCTACCAGTGTATTTTTGGAGGATGAGAGTATAA
- a CDS encoding protein-tyrosine phosphatase family protein produces the protein MVVPKFITDKVAFSPMPYPEDIPELVKEFQAVVVLTYEYELPYNLEDWKKHGVEVLYSPIEDFSAPTLDQLIEIVKWIDEKVKESKKVLIHCFGGSGRSGTIAVAYLMYSQGLSLRDALIKVRSLKPSAVETWSQMDILRKFERYLKETLRTKT, from the coding sequence ATGGTGGTTCCAAAGTTCATAACTGACAAAGTTGCATTCTCCCCAATGCCATATCCCGAGGACATTCCAGAGCTTGTGAAAGAGTTTCAAGCCGTCGTAGTGCTGACCTATGAATATGAGCTTCCATACAACTTGGAAGATTGGAAAAAGCACGGTGTGGAAGTCCTTTACAGCCCAATTGAGGACTTTTCAGCCCCCACGTTAGATCAGCTAATTGAAATCGTCAAATGGATTGACGAAAAAGTTAAGGAAAGTAAGAAAGTTCTTATTCACTGCTTTGGGGGAAGTGGAAGGAGCGGAACCATCGCTGTGGCTTATCTCATGTACTCCCAAGGCTTAAGCTTGAGAGATGCTCTTATCAAGGTTCGTTCACTTAAGCCCTCAGCAGTTGAAACATGGAGCCAGATGGATATTCTTAGGAAGTTTGAAAGGTATCTAAAAGAAACATTAAGAACTAAGACATAA
- a CDS encoding RAD55 family ATPase, producing MRVKTLYNELDEVMGGGLSQGSTMAILYDTYSFAQYFALHILAKRIKSGDLGVVSNYSYPIGRVIRGAQFAGLDVVSEGEKGNLVIIDYFSSRYGVPPRYPFVYTLSGHIGEETINPKTFLIYQEKVLPNLGDRLLLRVVYTLDGLAFFFGENTALKLLYFDLAKFMEMFPKSVTLLLVNKDAVSKHFVARVVDISDYVIDFRSQITRNGIVEDVVVSKALTPEFSPEIFEFLIGEAKEKTGDKFSFKKVGQ from the coding sequence ATGAGAGTGAAAACGCTTTATAACGAGTTGGATGAAGTTATGGGGGGAGGATTGTCACAAGGTTCAACAATGGCAATATTGTATGACACTTATTCATTTGCTCAGTATTTTGCGTTACACATTCTCGCAAAGAGGATTAAGAGTGGAGACCTTGGTGTCGTCTCTAACTACAGCTACCCTATCGGCAGAGTAATTAGAGGAGCGCAATTTGCTGGGTTAGATGTTGTTTCCGAGGGAGAAAAAGGAAATCTAGTGATTATTGATTACTTCTCTTCAAGATATGGCGTTCCACCTAGATATCCGTTTGTATACACCTTGTCAGGCCACATTGGAGAGGAAACTATTAATCCTAAGACGTTCCTTATTTATCAAGAGAAAGTTTTGCCGAATCTTGGGGATAGACTGCTACTCCGGGTTGTTTACACTTTGGATGGACTAGCATTTTTCTTTGGAGAAAATACTGCGTTAAAGTTGTTGTACTTTGATTTGGCAAAGTTTATGGAGATGTTTCCAAAATCAGTGACCCTTCTTTTAGTCAATAAGGATGCAGTATCTAAGCATTTTGTTGCTAGAGTCGTTGATATCAGTGACTATGTAATTGACTTTAGGAGTCAGATAACTAGAAATGGAATAGTGGAAGACGTTGTGGTATCCAAAGCCTTAACTCCAGAGTTCAGTCCTGAAATATTTGAGTTTCTCATTGGTGAAGCAAAAGAAAAAACAGGGGATAAGTTCTCATTTAAAAAAGTGGGTCAATAG
- a CDS encoding MBL fold metallo-hydrolase — MIIYFIGTGGSEGIPAHLCTCKTCKEARRLGFAQRKPSTLAVITKNNEAILIDVGTDIRDLLHVPLKGILLTHWHHDHIYGLYKLRWMAQKTELYAPKGHADALILNDPKNLKPKTIKAGDVLKIDSLRITALRLNHEVETVGFLIEEDGERFALLYDTKGIPPETLDILKKKPPRVAVVDATYAPGVDDPYHNNVDEGAKIGLEVAEKVYLSHISHKNLPFLQLLAHVRKKYGDNVRVAYDGLIVHI; from the coding sequence ATGATAATCTATTTCATAGGAACTGGAGGGTCTGAAGGTATTCCAGCTCATCTCTGCACTTGTAAAACTTGTAAAGAGGCTCGTAGATTGGGTTTTGCTCAAAGAAAACCTTCAACATTGGCAGTAATAACCAAAAACAATGAGGCAATCTTAATTGATGTTGGAACGGACATAAGAGACCTCCTTCATGTTCCCCTTAAGGGCATTCTTCTTACACACTGGCACCACGACCACATTTATGGCTTGTATAAGCTTAGATGGATGGCACAGAAAACGGAGCTTTACGCTCCAAAAGGCCATGCAGATGCATTGATCTTAAATGATCCAAAGAATCTGAAGCCAAAGACAATAAAAGCTGGTGATGTTTTGAAAATTGACTCCCTAAGAATCACTGCTCTCAGGTTAAACCATGAAGTTGAAACCGTGGGTTTTCTAATTGAAGAAGATGGAGAAAGATTCGCCCTTCTATATGACACGAAAGGCATTCCTCCAGAGACTCTGGATATCTTAAAGAAAAAACCTCCAAGAGTGGCTGTAGTTGATGCCACATATGCTCCTGGTGTAGATGATCCTTATCATAATAACGTTGATGAGGGAGCTAAGATCGGACTTGAAGTTGCTGAGAAGGTTTACCTCTCTCATATATCTCATAAAAATTTACCTTTCCTCCAGCTCTTAGCGCATGTTAGAAAGAAGTATGGGGATAATGTCAGAGTTGCTTATGATGGCTTGATAGTTCATATCTAG
- a CDS encoding Mut7-C RNAse domain-containing protein: MKPKLIADMMLGRLARWLRLYGYDTVYGVKDDDRIIEIAEKEGRIILTRDEELAKRAKNVILIKSNKFEEQIKQLMELGFTFNELFPENARCPKCNGLIKGIPKDKIKDKIPPRVYEKYNEFYICTECGQIYWPGRQWEEMVKIDKKLREEI; this comes from the coding sequence ATGAAGCCAAAGCTCATAGCTGATATGATGCTTGGCCGTTTAGCTAGATGGTTAAGACTTTACGGCTATGACACAGTGTATGGAGTTAAAGACGATGACAGGATTATTGAAATTGCTGAAAAAGAGGGTAGAATAATTCTCACACGAGATGAAGAACTAGCAAAGAGAGCAAAGAATGTTATTTTGATAAAATCAAACAAATTTGAGGAACAGATAAAACAGCTTATGGAGCTTGGATTCACATTCAATGAACTGTTCCCAGAGAATGCAAGATGCCCAAAATGCAACGGACTGATAAAAGGGATACCAAAGGATAAGATAAAAGACAAAATTCCTCCAAGAGTTTACGAAAAATACAACGAATTCTACATCTGCACAGAATGTGGTCAGATTTACTGGCCTGGACGACAGTGGGAGGAAATGGTAAAGATCGACAAAAAGCTGAGGGAAGAAATATGA
- a CDS encoding 6-hydroxymethylpterin diphosphokinase MptE-like protein → MKFEEWEPFYKEIVSTMGYDVVKDREAANVLRDLLLQNRNYIKPDYIRELIEDKRVYIFGAGPSLELALKYLSFKDGIKISADGATSALLEFGLIPDIIVTDLDGNVEDIKRADRLGAYIVVHAHGDNIEKLKEYVPQLEKVLGTCQTEPLDIVYNFGGFTDGDRAVFLAEELGAKEITLVGFDFGDIVGKWSKPHLKGHTPIWESKRKKFEFAQKLLEWLKKNGRAKIERIVCRPLDYAMSECYIER, encoded by the coding sequence ATGAAGTTCGAAGAATGGGAACCATTTTACAAAGAGATAGTTAGTACAATGGGTTATGATGTAGTGAAAGATAGAGAAGCAGCAAATGTCCTTCGAGATCTGCTTCTCCAAAATAGAAATTATATAAAACCTGATTATATAAGAGAGCTAATTGAAGACAAAAGAGTGTATATTTTCGGGGCTGGGCCAAGTTTGGAGCTTGCTTTGAAGTACCTGTCATTTAAAGATGGGATTAAGATCTCTGCAGACGGGGCAACCTCTGCGCTTTTGGAGTTTGGATTAATCCCAGATATCATTGTCACAGACCTCGATGGAAATGTTGAAGATATAAAGAGAGCCGACAGACTTGGAGCTTATATTGTAGTTCATGCGCATGGAGATAATATCGAGAAGCTAAAAGAATACGTCCCACAGCTTGAAAAAGTTCTTGGAACCTGCCAGACGGAGCCTTTAGACATAGTTTACAACTTCGGCGGCTTTACTGATGGGGATAGGGCTGTTTTTCTAGCGGAAGAGCTTGGGGCAAAAGAGATAACATTAGTTGGGTTTGACTTTGGGGATATTGTTGGAAAATGGAGCAAGCCGCATTTAAAGGGACACACGCCCATCTGGGAATCAAAGAGAAAAAAGTTTGAATTTGCCCAGAAGCTTTTGGAGTGGTTGAAGAAAAATGGAAGGGCAAAGATAGAGCGTATAGTGTGCCGCCCGCTTGACTATGCCATGTCCGAGTGTTATATCGAAAGATAG
- a CDS encoding LSm family protein has protein sequence MSEKLLLDETLKRWKGKKIALAVNSEHSFIGILKDFDEESILLENVTDVVGNKGKELLVKIDDVSWIMLMGD, from the coding sequence ATGAGTGAGAAGTTGCTCCTTGATGAGACCCTTAAGAGATGGAAGGGCAAGAAAATTGCCTTAGCGGTTAACAGCGAGCACTCATTTATCGGAATCCTCAAGGATTTTGATGAAGAGTCAATTCTGCTGGAGAATGTAACAGATGTGGTTGGAAACAAGGGGAAAGAGCTTTTAGTCAAAATTGATGATGTAAGCTGGATAATGCTGATGGGTGATTAA
- a CDS encoding molybdopterin-guanine dinucleotide biosynthesis protein MobB codes for MKAVAFVGYKKSGKTASLESVAKVLKERGYKIGIAKSMHTNFDNEGSDTWRFKQIADYVLVKAQDTDAFLFKADGINAFFSVMPEVDFLLLEGFKSIKHIPKIICARDESDIKELNDGLAIAVSGVIANEKSEEIDGLPIINALEESEKLADLIEKKAFMLPNIDCHMCGFTCYEMAKFIVKGEKTLNDCKVISSKPKVVVKIDGKVLPMKDWVQEMVEKTIRGLLSSMKGYRDGKIDIRIE; via the coding sequence ATGAAAGCAGTTGCCTTTGTCGGATATAAGAAGAGCGGAAAGACCGCAAGTTTGGAAAGTGTTGCTAAAGTGCTAAAGGAGAGAGGTTACAAAATAGGCATAGCAAAAAGCATGCACACAAATTTTGATAATGAAGGGAGCGATACATGGAGATTCAAGCAAATAGCTGATTATGTTCTTGTGAAAGCTCAGGATACTGATGCTTTTCTGTTCAAAGCAGATGGTATAAATGCATTTTTCTCAGTTATGCCGGAAGTGGATTTTCTTTTACTTGAAGGATTTAAGAGCATAAAACACATACCAAAAATCATCTGTGCCAGAGATGAAAGTGATATCAAAGAGCTCAATGATGGGCTTGCTATAGCGGTGAGCGGTGTCATAGCAAATGAAAAGAGCGAAGAGATTGACGGCTTGCCAATAATAAACGCCCTTGAGGAGTCAGAGAAGCTCGCTGACTTGATTGAGAAAAAAGCCTTCATGCTCCCTAACATTGACTGCCACATGTGTGGATTCACATGCTATGAAATGGCAAAGTTCATCGTTAAGGGAGAGAAAACTCTCAATGACTGTAAGGTCATAAGCTCCAAGCCAAAAGTTGTCGTTAAGATTGATGGGAAAGTTCTTCCAATGAAGGACTGGGTGCAGGAAATGGTGGAAAAAACAATAAGAGGTTTACTTTCCTCGATGAAGGGATATAGGGATGGAAAGATTGATATTAGGATTGAATGA
- a CDS encoding M67 family metallopeptidase, whose protein sequence is MRLIIKYEHLFMILEKAKESKIEICGFLLGRQKDNDVIVEEAVFTKNKLNSPTAFEIDPLEIVEVLDYADEKGLEPVGIFHSHLCKPIPSERDIRGMKLWRNVWLIVDNKGNYGAFILKDDEKIEEVEIEIIQS, encoded by the coding sequence ATGAGGCTAATCATCAAATATGAACATTTATTCATGATTCTGGAGAAAGCCAAAGAAAGCAAAATTGAGATATGCGGCTTTCTGCTAGGAAGACAAAAAGACAACGATGTCATCGTTGAGGAAGCTGTGTTCACAAAAAACAAGCTGAATTCTCCAACCGCTTTTGAAATAGATCCTCTTGAGATTGTTGAGGTTCTTGACTATGCAGATGAAAAGGGTCTTGAGCCTGTCGGAATCTTTCACTCCCATTTATGCAAGCCTATTCCTTCAGAGAGGGACATTAGAGGAATGAAGCTCTGGAGAAATGTGTGGCTTATTGTGGACAACAAAGGAAATTATGGGGCATTTATTTTGAAAGATGATGAGAAAATTGAGGAAGTAGAAATTGAGATCATTCAATCCTAA
- a CDS encoding 2,3-bisphosphoglycerate-dependent phosphoglycerate mutase produces MPLLVLIRHGESLWNRLNLFTGWVDVPLSEKGIQEALKAGELLKNYKFDVIFTSELVRSIQTAMLIMSKNKHGVPKIEHESGKMKEWGIVYGEHGKNYIPVYTAWQLNERYYGKLQGWNKDYAKKVYGDEQILLWARSYDMAPPGGESLKDTAERTIPYLKERIIPELEKGRNVLVSAHGNSLRSIVMHIENLTEEEVLRLSIPTGVPLVYEYIKTES; encoded by the coding sequence ATGCCTCTGCTCGTTTTGATCAGACATGGTGAAAGCCTCTGGAACAGATTAAATCTTTTTACGGGCTGGGTTGATGTCCCTCTAAGCGAAAAAGGTATTCAAGAGGCATTAAAAGCTGGTGAACTTTTGAAGAATTACAAGTTTGATGTGATCTTTACTTCCGAGCTTGTGAGATCAATTCAGACGGCAATGCTGATAATGAGCAAAAATAAACATGGAGTTCCAAAGATAGAGCATGAAAGTGGAAAAATGAAAGAATGGGGTATTGTTTACGGAGAGCACGGAAAAAACTACATTCCAGTTTACACAGCATGGCAGCTAAATGAACGCTATTATGGGAAGCTTCAAGGCTGGAACAAGGACTATGCGAAGAAGGTCTATGGTGATGAGCAAATCTTGCTTTGGGCACGAAGCTACGATATGGCACCTCCAGGAGGGGAGAGTCTAAAGGATACTGCTGAAAGAACAATACCCTACTTAAAAGAGAGGATAATTCCAGAACTTGAAAAAGGTAGGAATGTTCTGGTATCAGCCCATGGAAACAGTCTAAGGTCAATTGTGATGCATATTGAGAACCTCACAGAGGAAGAGGTGCTTAGGCTCAGCATACCCACTGGAGTGCCACTAGTTTATGAATATATAAAAACGGAGAGCTAA
- a CDS encoding CDC48 family AAA ATPase codes for MADKKEIKLKVASAYQRDVGRGIVRIDRKAMRTIGVQPGDIVEIIGTKNTAAVVWPAYPEDEGLDIIRMDGTIRKNAGVGLGDEVTVRKAEVKEAKKVVLAPTEPIRFGADFVDWLHSRLIGRPVVRGDYIKIGVLGQELTFVVTATTPAGIVQVTEFTDFTVSEKPVKEVAKTAALGVTYEDIGGLKDVIQKIREMIELPLKHPEIFEKLGIEPPKGVLLYGPPGTGKTLLAKAVANEANAHFIAINGPEIMSKYYGESEERLREVFKEAEENAPSIIFIDEIDAIAPKRSEVTGEVEKRVVAQLLALMDGLKSRGKVIVIGATNRPDALDPALRRPGRFDREIEVGVPDRQGRKEILQIHTRGMPIEPEFRKSDVKRILEELRGDERFRDIIDKAIEKVERAKDEREIQDILKSLDERLYDEVKHRLIDALLEELADKTHGFVGADLAALAREAAMAALRRLIKEGKIDFEAEHIPKEVLEELKVTKRDFYEALKMIEPSALREVLLEIPNVRWEDIGGLEEVKEALREAVEWPLKYPEAFQALGINPPKGILLYGPPGTGKTLLAKAVATESEANFIGIRGPEVLSKWVGESEKNIREIFRKARQAAPTVIFIDEIDAIAPRRGTDVNRVTDRLINQLLTEMDGIEENSGVVVIAATNRPDILDPALLRPGRFDRLILVPAPDEKARYEIFKVHTRKMPLAEDVDLKELAKRTDGYTGADIAAVCREAAMNAMRRALKEGVIKPGVKMDEVRQKVKVTMKDFEEALKKVGPSVSKETMEYYKKIEEQFKKMRG; via the coding sequence ATGGCAGATAAGAAGGAAATCAAGCTTAAGGTTGCTTCCGCTTACCAGAGGGATGTTGGTAGGGGGATAGTTAGGATTGATAGAAAGGCTATGCGTACAATTGGCGTTCAGCCAGGGGATATAGTGGAAATTATTGGAACAAAGAATACAGCAGCAGTTGTTTGGCCAGCATACCCAGAGGATGAAGGATTGGACATTATCAGAATGGACGGTACAATCAGAAAGAACGCTGGGGTTGGACTTGGAGACGAAGTAACTGTAAGGAAAGCCGAAGTCAAGGAGGCAAAGAAAGTTGTCTTAGCTCCAACAGAGCCAATCAGATTTGGAGCAGACTTCGTTGACTGGTTACACTCAAGGCTCATTGGAAGACCAGTCGTTAGAGGGGACTACATTAAAATCGGCGTCCTTGGACAGGAGCTTACCTTCGTTGTAACAGCAACGACACCGGCTGGAATCGTCCAGGTCACAGAGTTCACAGACTTCACAGTTAGTGAAAAGCCGGTTAAAGAGGTTGCCAAGACAGCTGCCCTTGGAGTTACCTACGAGGACATTGGTGGTCTTAAGGATGTAATCCAGAAGATCAGAGAAATGATTGAGCTCCCGCTTAAGCACCCAGAAATCTTTGAGAAGCTCGGAATTGAGCCACCCAAGGGTGTATTGCTCTATGGCCCACCAGGAACAGGTAAGACATTGTTAGCTAAGGCCGTTGCAAATGAAGCAAACGCTCACTTCATAGCCATCAATGGCCCAGAAATCATGAGCAAGTACTATGGTGAGAGCGAGGAAAGACTTAGAGAAGTCTTCAAGGAAGCTGAAGAAAACGCTCCAAGCATAATCTTCATTGATGAGATTGATGCAATAGCTCCAAAGAGAAGTGAAGTAACTGGAGAGGTTGAGAAGAGGGTAGTTGCTCAGCTCTTGGCATTAATGGATGGTCTCAAGAGCAGAGGAAAGGTCATTGTCATAGGTGCAACTAACAGACCAGATGCCCTAGACCCAGCTTTAAGAAGGCCTGGAAGATTCGATAGAGAGATTGAAGTTGGTGTTCCAGACAGACAGGGAAGAAAAGAAATTCTCCAGATTCACACAAGAGGAATGCCAATTGAGCCAGAGTTCAGAAAGAGCGATGTTAAGAGAATCCTAGAAGAGCTTAGAGGAGACGAGAGATTCAGAGATATCATTGATAAGGCAATAGAGAAAGTCGAGAGAGCCAAGGATGAAAGGGAGATACAAGATATCCTCAAGAGCCTTGATGAGAGACTTTACGATGAGGTCAAGCACCGCTTAATTGATGCACTGCTTGAAGAGCTCGCAGATAAGACACACGGATTCGTGGGTGCAGATTTGGCAGCTTTGGCAAGAGAAGCTGCAATGGCTGCTTTGAGAAGACTAATCAAAGAAGGTAAGATTGACTTTGAGGCAGAGCACATTCCAAAAGAAGTGTTAGAGGAGCTTAAGGTAACTAAGAGAGACTTCTATGAGGCGTTGAAGATGATTGAACCATCAGCACTCAGAGAAGTACTCCTTGAGATTCCAAATGTAAGATGGGAGGACATAGGTGGGCTCGAAGAGGTCAAGGAAGCTTTGAGAGAAGCAGTTGAGTGGCCACTCAAGTATCCAGAGGCATTCCAGGCATTAGGAATTAATCCACCAAAGGGAATCCTCCTTTACGGTCCACCAGGAACAGGTAAGACACTCCTAGCAAAGGCTGTGGCAACAGAGAGTGAGGCCAACTTCATTGGAATCAGAGGTCCAGAGGTTTTAAGTAAATGGGTTGGTGAGAGCGAGAAGAACATTAGGGAAATCTTCAGGAAGGCGAGACAAGCTGCACCAACAGTGATATTCATTGACGAGATTGACGCGATAGCACCAAGAAGAGGAACTGACGTGAACAGAGTGACAGACAGACTAATTAACCAGCTCCTCACAGAGATGGACGGTATCGAAGAGAACAGTGGTGTCGTTGTCATTGCAGCAACTAACAGACCAGACATCCTAGATCCGGCACTGCTCAGACCTGGAAGATTTGATAGGTTAATCTTAGTTCCAGCACCAGATGAGAAAGCAAGATACGAGATATTCAAGGTGCACACGAGAAAGATGCCTCTAGCTGAGGACGTTGACCTCAAAGAATTGGCCAAGAGAACAGATGGCTACACAGGTGCAGACATTGCAGCGGTCTGCAGAGAAGCAGCAATGAATGCAATGAGAAGAGCACTTAAGGAAGGAGTCATTAAGCCAGGCGTTAAGATGGATGAGGTTAGACAGAAAGTCAAGGTCACAATGAAGGACTTCGAAGAAGCACTGAAGAAAGTTGGGCCGAGTGTTAGCAAGGAAACGATGGAGTACTACAAGAAAATAGAGGAGCAGTTCAAGAAAATGAGGGGCTGA
- a CDS encoding Hsp20/alpha crystallin family protein, producing the protein MVRRVRRWDIWDPFDIMREIQEEIDSIFNEFFRGPRLWSYRRWSEPEYFEERIEGVWREPFVDIFDNGDEFIITAELPGVRKEDIKVRVTEDAVYIEAQVRREKELEREGAIRIERYYSGYRRVIRLPEEVIPEKAKAKYNNGVLEIRIPKKHPTKKEGEGFEVKVE; encoded by the coding sequence ATGGTGAGGAGAGTGAGAAGGTGGGACATTTGGGATCCATTTGACATAATGAGAGAGATTCAGGAAGAAATTGACAGCATCTTCAACGAGTTCTTCAGAGGTCCAAGGCTCTGGAGCTACAGAAGATGGAGTGAGCCAGAGTACTTTGAGGAGAGAATTGAAGGAGTTTGGAGAGAGCCATTCGTTGACATCTTCGACAACGGTGACGAGTTCATAATTACTGCTGAGCTCCCAGGTGTGAGAAAAGAAGACATCAAAGTTAGAGTTACAGAGGATGCTGTTTACATTGAAGCTCAAGTGAGGAGAGAGAAAGAGCTTGAAAGAGAAGGTGCAATCAGAATTGAAAGGTACTACAGTGGTTACAGAAGAGTCATCAGACTCCCAGAGGAAGTCATTCCAGAGAAGGCAAAAGCAAAGTACAACAACGGTGTCCTTGAGATCAGGATTCCAAAGAAGCACCCAACAAAGAAAGAAGGAGAAGGATTTGAGGTTAAGGTAGAGTGA
- a CDS encoding DUF7508 domain-containing protein yields the protein MTIEKDLFRFTEKDIFEKVVNLYGVYELVDKEGNVLYIGVGNLTDALLTHLPSGSDPIIGASYFSYEVTENIDKAEKMQKSLLDDYLRKYGELPRFNRKIRKRKG from the coding sequence ATGACAATTGAAAAAGACTTGTTTAGATTCACTGAAAAGGACATATTTGAGAAAGTTGTAAACCTTTATGGGGTCTACGAGCTTGTGGACAAAGAAGGGAATGTTTTATACATCGGAGTTGGAAATCTTACGGATGCACTTTTAACACATCTACCTTCGGGCTCTGATCCGATAATAGGAGCATCATATTTCAGTTATGAAGTAACAGAAAACATAGATAAAGCTGAAAAAATGCAAAAATCACTTTTAGATGACTATCTTAGAAAATACGGCGAGTTACCAAGGTTTAACCGAAAAATTAGGAAGAGAAAGGGTTAA
- a CDS encoding leucine/methionine racemase, with translation MKKEEIIFRYSKVFPKAARVTYAPIVGVKAKNAKVWDIEGREYIDFLSDAAVQNVGHNNERVVRAIKEQADELIHFTFIYGYTVEPLLLAEKLVKISPIENSKVVLGLSGSDANDGAIKFARAYTKRRTILSYLGSYYGATYGAMSITGLDFETRALVGELSDVHYIPYPDCYRCPFGQEKGKCHLKCISYLEYKFEKEVYADGVAALFAEPIQGDAGMIVPPDDYFKKLKKILDEHGILLVVDEVQSGLGRTGKWFAIEHFGVVPDIITLAKPLGGGLPISAIIGKEEIMESLPPLGHTFTLSGSPVVSRAALAVIEEIEEKNLLKRAEKLGDYTMKRLKKMQEEHELIGDVRGKGLMIGVDLVKDRETKERAFDEAKKVVWRAYELGLVLAFLHGNVLRIQPPLTIEKELLDEGLDRLEQAIADVEEGKVDDKVLKIVQGW, from the coding sequence ATGAAGAAAGAGGAGATAATTTTTCGATATTCAAAAGTGTTCCCAAAAGCTGCTCGTGTAACTTATGCCCCAATTGTTGGTGTTAAAGCAAAAAATGCCAAAGTTTGGGACATTGAGGGAAGAGAATACATAGATTTCCTCTCTGATGCTGCTGTTCAAAATGTTGGACATAATAATGAGAGAGTTGTGAGAGCGATAAAGGAGCAAGCGGATGAGTTGATACACTTCACTTTCATCTATGGCTATACTGTTGAACCTCTCCTCCTGGCTGAAAAGCTTGTTAAGATTTCACCAATAGAGAATTCTAAAGTGGTTTTGGGCTTAAGTGGTAGCGATGCAAATGACGGAGCAATTAAGTTCGCAAGAGCATACACAAAAAGAAGAACAATTTTAAGTTACTTGGGGAGCTATTACGGAGCAACGTATGGGGCTATGAGCATAACAGGTCTTGATTTTGAGACTAGAGCCTTGGTGGGAGAACTGAGCGATGTGCATTATATCCCCTATCCCGACTGTTATCGTTGTCCATTTGGACAAGAAAAGGGAAAATGTCACCTTAAGTGTATATCCTACCTTGAATATAAATTTGAGAAAGAAGTTTATGCAGATGGTGTTGCCGCTCTATTTGCTGAGCCTATCCAGGGAGATGCTGGGATGATAGTTCCTCCAGATGATTACTTCAAAAAGCTCAAGAAAATCCTCGATGAGCATGGGATTCTCTTAGTTGTTGACGAAGTTCAAAGCGGATTAGGAAGGACTGGCAAGTGGTTCGCAATTGAGCATTTTGGAGTTGTACCGGATATAATAACGCTCGCAAAACCTTTGGGAGGAGGGTTGCCAATAAGCGCCATCATAGGGAAGGAGGAAATCATGGAATCTTTACCGCCATTGGGGCATACATTTACGCTTAGTGGAAGTCCAGTGGTGAGCAGAGCAGCTTTGGCAGTTATTGAAGAAATTGAAGAAAAGAATTTGCTTAAAAGAGCTGAGAAGCTTGGAGATTACACCATGAAGAGGCTCAAGAAAATGCAAGAAGAGCATGAACTCATCGGAGATGTTAGAGGAAAGGGCCTGATGATTGGTGTTGATTTGGTGAAAGACAGGGAAACAAAGGAAAGAGCTTTTGACGAAGCTAAGAAAGTTGTTTGGAGAGCTTATGAGCTTGGCTTGGTCTTAGCATTCCTTCATGGAAATGTCCTCAGAATTCAGCCCCCTTTGACGATAGAGAAGGAGCTTTTGGATGAGGGCCTAGATAGACTGGAGCAAGCAATTGCAGATGTTGAAGAAGGAAAAGTTGATGACAAAGTTTTGAAGATAGTGCAAGGCTGGTGA